In a single window of the Oculatellaceae cyanobacterium genome:
- a CDS encoding nitrate ABC transporter ATP-binding protein (This model describes the ATP binding subunits of ATP-binding cassette (ABC) transporters for nitrate transport, or for bicarbonate transport, in bacteria and archaea.) codes for MTKYSALSSYSSSQVLPPPAFLEIEDLVKSYQNKDGDKFVVLNKINLTVKEDEYISIIGHSGCGKSTLLKIVAGLEKATSGSVRLEGKEIKKPGAERMMVFQHYGLLPWLTVRENIRLAVDEVLKNATRAEKISLVNEHLAMVNLTAAADKYPDEISGGMKQRVGIARALAIRPKMLLMDEPFGALDALTRGKLQRQVLDIWENHRQAVMMITHDVDEAIYMSDRIVLMTNGPAATIGEILEVPFEHPRDRAAIRESQEYFELRNHALNFLDRYFDQED; via the coding sequence ATGACTAAATATTCTGCTTTATCAAGCTATTCATCATCACAGGTATTACCTCCCCCGGCATTTTTAGAAATTGAAGATTTAGTTAAATCCTATCAAAACAAGGACGGGGATAAATTTGTCGTCTTAAACAAGATAAATTTGACTGTCAAAGAAGACGAATATATTTCGATCATTGGTCACTCTGGCTGTGGTAAATCAACCCTATTAAAAATAGTAGCTGGTTTGGAAAAAGCTACTTCTGGTTCAGTCAGATTAGAGGGTAAAGAAATCAAAAAACCTGGCGCTGAAAGAATGATGGTATTTCAGCATTATGGCTTACTACCTTGGTTAACTGTACGCGAAAACATTCGCTTGGCTGTAGATGAAGTATTAAAAAATGCCACCCGTGCGGAGAAAATTAGCTTAGTTAATGAACATTTAGCAATGGTAAATTTAACTGCTGCTGCTGATAAATATCCTGATGAAATTTCTGGGGGGATGAAACAGCGCGTCGGAATTGCTAGAGCATTAGCAATCCGTCCTAAAATGTTGCTTATGGATGAACCATTTGGGGCATTGGATGCACTAACTCGCGGAAAATTGCAACGCCAAGTTTTAGATATTTGGGAAAACCATCGACAAGCAGTAATGATGATTACTCACGATGTAGATGAAGCTATTTATATGTCAGATAGAATTGTGCTGATGACTAATGGCCCTGCTGCGACAATTGGGGAAATATTAGAAGTTCCGTTTGAACATCCACGCGATCGCGCTGCTATCCGTGAATCCCAAGAGTATTTTGAACTACGTAATCACGCACTGAATTTCTTAGATCGCTATTTTGATCAAGAAGATTAA
- a CDS encoding RNA-binding protein hfq has protein sequence MSEMDTNLPSTRQVQNLIKDKKEVEVKLLTNDLLVGRVIWQDTDCLCLGDNSTQNTLIWRQAIAFIKIKS, from the coding sequence ATGTCTGAAATGGATACCAATTTACCCAGCACTCGTCAAGTTCAAAACTTAATCAAAGATAAAAAAGAAGTTGAAGTGAAACTGCTGACTAATGATTTATTAGTAGGTAGAGTTATTTGGCAGGATACAGATTGTTTGTGTCTAGGTGACAATTCAACACAAAATACCCTGATTTGGCGACAAGCGATCGCTTTTATCAAAATCAAGTCGTAA
- the dapF gene encoding diaminopimelate epimerase — protein MTVKFTKYHGLGNDFILIDNRASSEPSLKPDQAIQLCDRHFGIGADGVIFALPGQNGNDYTMRIFNSDGSEPEMCGNGIRCLAKFIADLEAQDNSSDQNNISPRSYKIHTLAGVITPKLESNGLVTVDMGLPQLTASEIPTTLAPADQKVVNQPLEVAGKTWLVTCVSMGNPHCLTFVDDVAAIDLETIGTLFEHHQVFPQRTNTEFIEVVRPDYLKMRVWERGAGITLACGTGACATVVAGVLNGKCDRRATVELPGGCLEIEWSEIDQRVYMTGPAEQVFSGIV, from the coding sequence ATGACAGTTAAATTTACAAAGTATCACGGGCTGGGTAATGATTTTATTCTGATTGATAATCGTGCCTCGTCTGAACCTTCGTTAAAGCCAGATCAAGCTATACAGTTGTGCGATCGCCATTTTGGGATCGGTGCTGATGGTGTGATCTTTGCTTTACCAGGACAAAACGGTAATGACTATACTATGCGAATTTTTAATTCGGATGGTTCAGAACCAGAAATGTGTGGTAATGGCATTCGCTGTTTAGCTAAATTTATCGCTGACTTAGAAGCTCAAGATAATAGCTCAGATCAGAATAATATTAGCCCTCGCTCTTATAAAATTCATACCCTAGCGGGTGTAATTACACCCAAACTCGAAAGTAATGGTCTGGTGACAGTAGATATGGGTTTACCCCAGCTTACAGCATCAGAAATTCCCACTACCTTAGCTCCAGCAGATCAAAAAGTTGTTAATCAACCCCTAGAAGTAGCTGGAAAAACCTGGTTAGTTACTTGCGTGAGTATGGGTAATCCCCATTGTCTAACATTTGTGGATGATGTTGCTGCTATTGATTTAGAAACTATCGGAACTTTGTTTGAGCATCACCAAGTTTTCCCACAACGTACTAATACAGAGTTTATTGAGGTAGTACGACCAGATTATCTAAAAATGCGTGTGTGGGAACGAGGTGCTGGTATAACACTCGCTTGTGGTACAGGTGCGTGTGCGACTGTTGTAGCGGGGGTGTTGAATGGAAAATGCGATCGGCGTGCTACTGTTGAACTTCCTGGGGGTTGCTTAGAAATTGAATGGTCAGAAATTGATCAACGGGTTTATATGACTGGCCCTGCTGAACAAGTCTTTAGTGGCATTGTATAA
- a CDS encoding excisionase family DNA-binding protein gives MLREKKASVQLTAQKHEILRIKKLERMLEAENSQPRLVGSSGEEIQLPESVYNLLRQVIHAMACGQTITIAPHDRELTTQEAADFLNVSRPYLIKLLDQENILYTKVGSHRRIRSQDIMAYKQQRDAERHKHLNEFTAFLQDEGFYDQDSLESNQ, from the coding sequence ATGTTGAGAGAAAAGAAGGCTTCTGTGCAACTGACCGCGCAGAAGCATGAAATCTTACGTATTAAAAAACTAGAAAGGATGTTAGAGGCTGAAAACTCACAGCCTCGACTGGTAGGAAGTTCTGGAGAAGAAATTCAACTCCCTGAATCTGTTTATAATTTATTGCGACAAGTCATACACGCAATGGCTTGTGGGCAAACTATCACAATTGCTCCACATGATCGGGAATTGACTACTCAAGAAGCTGCTGACTTTTTGAATGTTTCACGCCCTTATCTGATCAAACTGTTAGATCAGGAAAACATACTTTATACCAAAGTTGGTTCGCATCGACGTATTCGTTCTCAGGACATTATGGCTTACAAACAGCAAAGAGATGCAGAGCGGCACAAGCATCTTAATGAATTTACTGCTTTTTTACAAGACGAAGGGTTTTACGATCAGGATAGCCTTGAATCTAATCAGTAA
- a CDS encoding PIN domain-containing protein, with translation MLSIVVLDACVIIPMPLCDTLLRAAEAELYRPYFSQEILDEATRNLVKMGKMTEAKAARYQGYIKAAFPEAMIEVPEQLIEIMTNHPKDRHVLAAAVTTKAEVIVTSNLKDFPKEALEPFGIQAKHPDHFLLDLCENHTVGVLAQVIKEQAESLKKPPTTVKELLARLSRQVPMFVGKVLCHEYGHTIAQIAEKILKQAGEVMDGARVYKGEQYCLCRKNAILTITAQNGRGEILSLKRGVIEGSISFEDIERFEKVSQKLE, from the coding sequence GTGCTTTCTATAGTTGTTTTAGATGCTTGTGTCATTATCCCTATGCCCTTGTGTGATACCTTGCTTCGTGCTGCTGAAGCCGAGTTATATCGACCTTACTTTTCACAAGAAATTTTAGACGAAGCTACCCGTAACCTTGTCAAAATGGGGAAGATGACAGAAGCTAAAGCAGCACGATATCAGGGATATATTAAAGCAGCATTTCCAGAAGCAATGATTGAAGTGCCTGAGCAGCTAATAGAAATAATGACAAATCATCCAAAAGATCGTCATGTTCTTGCTGCGGCTGTAACTACTAAAGCTGAAGTAATTGTTACTAGCAATCTTAAGGACTTTCCTAAAGAAGCTCTTGAGCCTTTCGGCATTCAAGCAAAGCATCCAGATCACTTTTTACTAGATCTTTGCGAGAATCATACAGTAGGTGTATTAGCCCAGGTGATTAAGGAGCAAGCAGAATCTCTTAAGAAACCACCAACTACTGTTAAAGAACTATTAGCTAGGCTTAGTCGCCAAGTTCCTATGTTTGTTGGAAAGGTACTTTGTCATGAGTATGGCCATACTATTGCTCAAATTGCTGAAAAGATTTTAAAGCAAGCTGGAGAAGTTATGGATGGGGCGCGTGTATATAAAGGAGAGCAATATTGTTTATGTCGAAAAAACGCTATTTTAACTATCACTGCTCAAAATGGTCGCGGTGAAATACTTAGTTTAAAAAGAGGTGTGATAGAGGGTAGCATTTCATTTGAAGATATTGAAAGATTTGAAAAAGTTAGTCAAAAATTAGAATAA
- a CDS encoding ABC transporter substrate-binding protein has product MNENQHWNRRDFLQGMGAIATGMALSSCGINSDRSAKGLTKEALAVEPVVDSNTLEKPNITVGYVPVNDCAPFAIAWTKGFFRKYGLNVTLNREASWATSRDGLIFGRLDASPVVSGAVTNARTGAEGARHAPLCAAMTIHRHGNAMTMNKDMWDFGLRPWQEYNGNLEAFGRDFKNYFDKQPAERKVWAVVLSSSIYEYFVRYFSAAAGVNPLEEFRIIIVPPPQMVTNVRIGAMQAYMVAEPWNTRAIKGNEGVGFTFAQGREIWEGHPDRLLGVMESFINNYPKTYRSLVKAMIEACQYCSKPENRAEVAQLITDRSFTGAQPKKGAIDKFTRPAIVGDYNYGGFDDKDRTVKSIETTLFFDLPPNIARVSGNHSTFLWQSESIWLMTQSARWGQIKEIPKNAEALARQAWRTDLYREIANELGIECPKEDYKIEPAEVFIDKKQFDPSDPVGYLKSFEIRANSSTRFFLS; this is encoded by the coding sequence ATGAATGAAAACCAGCACTGGAATCGACGAGATTTTTTGCAAGGAATGGGAGCGATCGCCACTGGAATGGCGCTATCATCCTGTGGAATAAATAGCGATCGCTCTGCCAAAGGACTTACAAAAGAAGCTTTGGCAGTAGAACCTGTAGTAGATTCCAACACCTTAGAAAAACCGAATATCACAGTCGGATATGTTCCCGTCAATGACTGTGCGCCATTTGCGATCGCATGGACAAAAGGTTTCTTCCGTAAATACGGCTTAAACGTCACACTTAATCGCGAAGCTAGTTGGGCAACATCCCGTGATGGTCTTATCTTTGGTCGTTTAGATGCTTCCCCAGTAGTATCCGGTGCTGTTACCAACGCTAGAACAGGAGCCGAAGGCGCACGTCATGCCCCCCTATGCGCCGCCATGACTATTCATCGTCACGGTAACGCCATGACCATGAACAAAGATATGTGGGATTTTGGCTTACGTCCTTGGCAAGAATATAACGGAAATTTAGAAGCATTTGGACGTGATTTTAAAAACTACTTTGACAAGCAACCCGCAGAGCGAAAAGTTTGGGCAGTTGTGCTAAGTTCCTCCATTTACGAATATTTTGTGCGTTATTTCTCGGCGGCGGCGGGAGTAAATCCTTTAGAGGAATTTCGCATTATTATTGTTCCCCCACCGCAAATGGTAACTAATGTGCGAATAGGTGCAATGCAAGCTTATATGGTAGCTGAACCTTGGAATACACGGGCAATTAAAGGCAACGAAGGAGTTGGATTTACATTTGCTCAAGGCAGAGAAATATGGGAAGGACACCCAGATCGACTATTGGGAGTGATGGAATCTTTTATTAATAATTACCCCAAAACCTATCGCTCTCTTGTCAAAGCAATGATTGAAGCTTGTCAATATTGTAGTAAACCTGAAAATCGTGCAGAAGTTGCCCAACTAATTACAGATCGCTCATTTACAGGCGCTCAACCCAAAAAAGGCGCAATTGATAAATTTACCAGACCCGCGATTGTTGGTGACTACAATTACGGCGGATTTGATGACAAAGATAGAACCGTTAAATCAATTGAAACTACACTTTTCTTTGATTTACCTCCCAACATAGCAAGAGTTTCAGGCAATCACTCAACATTTCTTTGGCAGTCAGAAAGTATATGGTTAATGACTCAATCTGCCCGCTGGGGACAAATTAAAGAAATCCCCAAAAATGCCGAAGCATTAGCTCGTCAAGCTTGGCGGACTGATCTTTATCGGGAAATTGCTAACGAATTGGGTATCGAGTGTCCCAAAGAAGATTACAAAATTGAACCAGCAGAAGTTTTTATAGATAAAAAACAGTTTGATCCTAGCGATCCAGTTGGCTACCTCAAGAGTTTTGAAATTAGGGCAAATAGCTCTACTCGTTTCTTTCTGTCTTAA
- the ntrB gene encoding nitrate ABC transporter permease encodes MYIQLNLSAIAVAGRAAWKRAKPIVIRDVVILPALGFLSIIILWWIVALFNHELMPTPPEALIANLDYILNPFYQRGPGNLGIGWLLLASLRRVLIGFFLGAAVAIPVGFLVGMSRQAMLALNPIIQIFKPVSPLAWLPIALAIFNLADPSAIFVIFITSLWPTIINTALGVSSVSKDYLDVARVLEMPRRRQITKIILPASLPYIFTGLRISLGIAWLVIVAVEMLTGGVGIGFFVWDEWSRLNLSSVFLAVLVIGVTGLVLDFSVGKVEAWVSKRPKPAN; translated from the coding sequence ATGTATATTCAATTAAATCTGTCTGCGATCGCAGTTGCAGGACGGGCAGCTTGGAAACGTGCTAAACCTATCGTTATCCGAGATGTTGTCATCCTACCTGCACTGGGTTTTTTAAGTATTATTATCCTGTGGTGGATTGTTGCTCTCTTCAATCATGAATTAATGCCAACTCCACCAGAAGCTTTAATTGCCAATCTCGACTACATTCTCAACCCTTTTTATCAAAGAGGCCCTGGTAATTTAGGCATTGGTTGGTTATTATTAGCCAGCCTAAGACGGGTATTAATAGGTTTCTTTTTAGGTGCTGCTGTAGCAATTCCTGTGGGTTTTCTGGTTGGGATGTCCAGACAAGCAATGTTAGCTTTAAATCCCATCATTCAGATATTTAAACCTGTCTCACCCTTAGCTTGGCTACCGATAGCTTTAGCGATTTTTAACTTGGCAGACCCTTCAGCAATTTTTGTAATTTTCATTACCTCGTTGTGGCCAACAATTATTAATACAGCACTCGGCGTTTCGAGCGTTTCCAAAGATTATCTAGATGTGGCGCGTGTATTGGAAATGCCTCGTCGGCGACAGATTACCAAGATTATTTTACCTGCCAGCTTACCTTACATTTTCACGGGTTTACGCATTAGTTTAGGCATTGCTTGGCTGGTAATTGTTGCTGTGGAAATGCTGACAGGCGGGGTAGGAATTGGCTTTTTTGTGTGGGATGAGTGGAGCCGTTTAAACCTAAGTTCAGTTTTTCTAGCAGTATTAGTAATTGGCGTTACTGGGTTAGTGCTTGATTTTAGTGTGGGAAAAGTTGAGGCTTGGGTAAGTAAACGACCTAAACCTGCAAATTAA
- a CDS encoding DUF2157 domain-containing protein, which produces MVSDKFRRQLRQEAELWQAEGLINSDLYEQLTERYQFNALESAARNRFVMVLMGLGSILIGLGIITLVASNWQDLSRETKVTLLLSLFIGVNIAGFYLWRQRDGGKQRFGHGLLILGALILGANMALMGQMFHIGGSLYHLLLAWGVGVLAMAYSLRLTSLGVLSIILVILGYWGFWAEYVEQMWSNSSMTTEFSWATLMGEHLPVLAILMFIPLAYWCRSGVIFGLTVIAIITSLEANLQPFSFRLLDLFSFPATGVISAIAFALPPALLWAYDDSWWVYGDFPKISDLLQSHYQGEVRVGSFQHTARTIAVVCLGILFYFLSSYWFWQALSDIPSSQDKTNLNWFPVIDAVILSVVALGEWFLLLWKSKRHSASADLSVRTSQDLYLTSFVIGIFICIIVAVTIWHINIADISVLATFIFNALLFLLSAGLMREGLGDGNRNAFWGGMVLLTLRIMSWFLLSATGLMLKSVVFILCGCGVIAIGLWFERHVRILSNTHKLTQKIN; this is translated from the coding sequence ATGGTTTCAGACAAGTTTCGCCGTCAATTACGCCAAGAAGCTGAACTCTGGCAAGCTGAAGGATTGATTAATTCTGATCTCTACGAACAGTTAACAGAACGCTATCAATTTAACGCTCTAGAGAGTGCTGCCCGCAACCGTTTTGTAATGGTTTTGATGGGGTTAGGAAGTATTCTTATTGGTTTGGGAATTATCACTTTAGTTGCTTCTAACTGGCAAGATTTATCTAGAGAAACAAAGGTAACGCTGCTGTTAAGTTTATTTATTGGAGTAAATATTGCGGGTTTTTATTTATGGCGACAACGTGACGGCGGTAAACAAAGGTTTGGTCATGGATTGTTAATATTAGGCGCACTCATATTAGGAGCAAATATGGCGCTGATGGGGCAAATGTTTCACATCGGCGGTTCTTTATATCATTTATTACTAGCTTGGGGAGTAGGTGTATTAGCAATGGCTTACAGCTTGCGCTTAACTTCCTTGGGTGTACTGTCCATTATTCTAGTGATTTTAGGCTACTGGGGCTTTTGGGCAGAATATGTCGAGCAAATGTGGTCGAATTCCTCCATGACAACAGAATTTTCTTGGGCTACGCTGATGGGTGAACATCTGCCTGTTTTGGCAATATTAATGTTTATACCTTTAGCTTATTGGTGTCGTTCTGGAGTAATTTTTGGATTAACTGTGATCGCCATCATCACTTCTTTAGAAGCTAACTTACAACCATTTAGCTTTAGGTTATTAGATTTATTTTCTTTTCCAGCAACAGGCGTAATAAGTGCGATCGCATTTGCTTTACCACCAGCTTTATTATGGGCTTACGATGACTCATGGTGGGTTTATGGTGACTTTCCTAAAATTAGCGACCTGCTACAATCTCATTACCAAGGGGAAGTTAGAGTAGGTTCATTTCAACATACTGCTCGTACTATAGCAGTTGTATGTTTAGGAATTTTGTTTTACTTTTTATCTTCTTACTGGTTTTGGCAAGCTTTATCTGATATTCCAAGTTCGCAGGACAAGACTAATCTCAATTGGTTTCCTGTAATTGATGCTGTGATTTTGAGTGTAGTAGCATTGGGTGAGTGGTTCTTGTTACTGTGGAAATCAAAACGCCATAGCGCCAGCGCTGACTTGTCAGTTCGTACTTCTCAAGATTTATATTTAACTAGCTTTGTAATTGGAATTTTCATCTGCATAATCGTTGCAGTTACTATTTGGCATATTAATATTGCTGACATTTCTGTATTAGCTACATTTATCTTTAATGCGCTACTTTTCTTGTTATCTGCTGGTTTGATGCGCGAAGGATTAGGAGACGGAAACCGTAACGCTTTTTGGGGTGGAATGGTGTTATTAACTTTACGAATCATGAGTTGGTTCCTGCTTTCTGCTACAGGATTAATGCTGAAATCTGTTGTATTTATTTTGTGTGGTTGTGGGGTGATTGCAATTGGGTTATGGTTTGAACGCCATGTCCGTATTCTCAGCAATACTCACAAACTGACGCAAAAAATCAATTAA